The following are encoded together in the Gimesia chilikensis genome:
- a CDS encoding FHA domain-containing protein, which translates to MLTTSSTASQSGQQTSTSGLEICLVPLTHRIAPVKLTTGEYLIGSGSECAVRLEVPGIAPEHCRLTITDFDATIEAIDYRLWVNERPIRRLTLTQGMKLLIGPVKFEVESIEEVTPVAQPEKKSAPVNAPAATRTQIEIPEELRALAAFQKQLEERQQLLKQIEQEQVALQQEMQAQEAELEQLQERFTLQPPAPPEPAPRSAEQEDSIRSFDAAILELDQKLQQLELLKDDVAEEQQQIIVGQRQLEGQHQRLQRLQQNLQAERNNITAEQRALVAAWIDLEQAQTADRSEQETERAWLEADQSAQQHSTAAVIEIERALRNWEQDLAEQHNQLNTRAEDLEQRQQELESKQQALTEQQQNLDVAQQSIVDQSALQQKLETEREQLQQERESLETARQELAAQQSRVEAETEACTQQQQELQSQREAFDQKSAALEELQTELSRQQEELTAQQSELEQRQVALESQVEELSAERSQLETQQAELATQTEQLKAEQSEFENEKLEWDNARTKLEQEQRELEGARAELDDQRTELTQRSEELDQLQQKLTTQEQQLTDRETELNQSEAELESKQSAVELKQSELETTQSSSEEERAAIVRDREELEVEREKLQQAQSTLDQQQDEIERQKFELSERESELEARRQELEQLQTSLEAQQSSLETAQTELENTQAELAQSQVALETERTELDEARTELERTRSGLQDQGELETREQALAEREARIAEQEQELAKLISEQKQRAEQPESELDSDVVDTTATEKLAIERDELEQLRSDLEQRAAKLTERETELEELTQSQEQLKTAQETLQAGETRLQEAQTDLEEQQAQLSARERQLAEREAELAQRETEQETLTQNQQELKAAQEALQADESRLQQAQAELGEHEEQLNERERQLADREAELAEREQELTDNQQAYDEEQSTIAQLATEREQLMLDRDQLEIDRDEISRQRDDLETQQIQIEKDRGQLDDREHIVELREQQLNERESLMAEVGLPAGGMDDHTVADPESAALTETDTAQPAPSETEAPQATGSLLESFLSQPDETPEPEPVSEPESKPEEGVTLQTSRLLSMFSRETPAEPEVTPEDHATPDMEHTESAETQSANESTAAETSPAPHAEEEENSIAAYMEKLLERSRSKAPGSQPSQKQSGSAKPAGATHQPGAGMMQDQHATGPQLSMEEKLATLNQAPTHSQDRDAVRDAMNSFRDVANYSARMAIARHSMKHQKTDLLFKGILTGVCVLTTLIIFAESIWGSNTLGIIKWAALAVSITSSAQFLRGLLQAKRLFPDKSKLESSTEDEQVHPQAVTELEAAAELVDFQDEQEVSAESNSFSADEEPLSADEEELQSLEAQLLENARRKRRTPRADADHELQDQPDFETDAEP; encoded by the coding sequence TCACCGATTTTGACGCGACGATCGAAGCCATCGATTACCGACTGTGGGTTAATGAACGTCCCATTCGACGACTGACATTGACGCAGGGCATGAAGCTTCTCATTGGCCCCGTGAAGTTCGAGGTCGAATCAATCGAAGAAGTGACTCCCGTCGCACAGCCAGAAAAAAAGTCAGCGCCCGTTAATGCGCCGGCTGCTACGCGTACCCAGATCGAGATCCCGGAAGAACTGCGTGCCCTGGCCGCGTTCCAGAAACAGCTCGAAGAACGTCAGCAACTCCTGAAACAGATCGAACAGGAACAGGTTGCCCTGCAGCAGGAAATGCAGGCACAGGAAGCGGAACTGGAACAGTTGCAGGAACGCTTCACCCTGCAGCCCCCTGCTCCGCCCGAACCGGCGCCCCGCTCTGCAGAACAGGAAGACTCAATCCGTTCTTTTGATGCAGCGATCCTGGAACTGGATCAGAAACTGCAGCAGCTGGAACTTCTCAAAGACGATGTGGCTGAAGAACAGCAGCAGATCATCGTCGGTCAGCGACAACTGGAAGGTCAGCACCAACGATTACAGCGTCTGCAACAGAATCTGCAAGCCGAACGAAACAATATCACTGCGGAACAGCGCGCCCTGGTCGCAGCCTGGATTGATCTGGAACAGGCGCAGACCGCCGATCGGTCTGAGCAGGAAACCGAACGTGCCTGGCTGGAAGCAGATCAGTCTGCCCAACAGCACTCGACAGCCGCCGTCATCGAGATTGAGCGGGCCCTCAGAAACTGGGAACAGGATCTGGCAGAACAGCACAACCAGCTGAATACCCGGGCAGAAGATCTGGAACAGCGTCAGCAGGAACTGGAATCGAAACAACAGGCCTTGACAGAGCAGCAGCAGAACCTCGACGTCGCCCAGCAGAGCATAGTTGACCAGAGTGCGCTGCAACAGAAGCTGGAAACAGAACGGGAACAACTGCAACAGGAACGGGAGTCCCTGGAAACCGCGCGGCAGGAATTAGCAGCGCAGCAGTCCCGAGTGGAGGCAGAAACAGAGGCCTGCACGCAGCAGCAACAGGAATTGCAGTCACAACGTGAAGCCTTCGATCAGAAATCAGCGGCTCTGGAAGAGTTGCAAACCGAACTCTCCCGGCAGCAGGAAGAACTGACGGCCCAGCAGTCAGAACTCGAGCAGCGTCAGGTGGCTCTGGAGTCTCAGGTTGAGGAACTGTCAGCAGAGCGGTCTCAACTCGAAACGCAGCAGGCAGAGCTGGCCACACAGACGGAACAGCTGAAAGCCGAGCAGAGTGAATTCGAAAACGAAAAACTCGAGTGGGATAATGCCCGTACCAAACTGGAACAGGAACAACGCGAGCTGGAAGGAGCTCGCGCTGAGCTGGATGATCAGCGTACCGAACTCACACAGAGAAGTGAAGAACTCGACCAGTTACAGCAAAAGCTGACGACACAGGAACAACAGTTGACCGACCGCGAAACAGAACTGAATCAATCAGAGGCGGAGCTGGAATCGAAACAATCTGCGGTCGAGCTGAAACAAAGCGAACTGGAGACGACTCAAAGCTCCAGCGAGGAAGAACGGGCCGCAATCGTTCGGGACCGTGAAGAGCTGGAAGTTGAGCGAGAGAAACTACAGCAGGCACAGTCTACGCTGGATCAGCAACAGGATGAAATCGAGCGTCAGAAATTCGAATTGTCTGAGCGTGAGTCTGAACTGGAAGCACGGCGGCAGGAACTTGAACAACTACAGACCAGCCTGGAAGCGCAGCAGTCTTCCCTGGAAACCGCACAGACAGAATTAGAGAACACGCAGGCCGAACTCGCCCAGTCACAGGTAGCGCTGGAAACAGAACGAACCGAACTCGACGAAGCCCGTACCGAACTGGAACGTACCAGATCCGGCTTACAGGATCAGGGGGAATTAGAAACACGCGAGCAGGCGTTAGCAGAACGGGAAGCTCGCATTGCAGAGCAGGAACAGGAACTTGCAAAACTGATCAGCGAGCAGAAGCAACGCGCTGAGCAACCAGAGAGTGAGCTGGACAGCGATGTCGTGGATACGACTGCAACAGAGAAACTGGCGATTGAGCGTGACGAACTGGAACAGCTGCGATCGGATCTGGAACAGCGTGCAGCCAAGCTCACAGAACGGGAAACCGAACTGGAAGAACTCACTCAGAGCCAGGAACAGTTAAAGACTGCCCAGGAAACGTTGCAGGCAGGTGAAACCCGGTTACAGGAAGCTCAGACGGATCTCGAAGAACAACAGGCACAGTTGAGTGCGCGAGAGCGACAACTGGCAGAACGCGAAGCCGAACTCGCACAGCGGGAAACCGAACAGGAAACGCTCACCCAGAACCAGCAAGAGCTGAAGGCGGCCCAGGAAGCTTTGCAGGCGGATGAAAGCCGATTACAGCAGGCCCAGGCTGAACTCGGAGAACACGAGGAACAGCTGAATGAGCGGGAACGGCAACTGGCAGACCGGGAAGCTGAACTTGCGGAACGCGAACAGGAACTGACAGACAATCAGCAGGCGTACGATGAAGAACAGTCGACGATCGCTCAACTGGCTACAGAGCGGGAACAGTTAATGCTGGATCGTGATCAGCTGGAGATTGATCGCGACGAGATCAGCCGTCAGCGGGATGATCTGGAAACACAGCAGATCCAGATCGAAAAAGATCGCGGGCAACTGGACGATCGGGAACATATCGTCGAACTGCGGGAGCAACAGTTGAATGAACGCGAGAGCCTGATGGCGGAAGTGGGACTCCCTGCCGGCGGGATGGATGATCATACCGTCGCAGATCCTGAATCAGCAGCGCTGACAGAAACAGACACCGCTCAGCCAGCCCCGTCTGAAACAGAAGCACCTCAAGCGACCGGTTCTCTGCTGGAATCATTCTTGAGTCAGCCGGATGAGACACCCGAGCCGGAACCAGTTTCTGAACCAGAATCAAAACCGGAAGAGGGTGTGACACTGCAGACAAGCCGGCTGCTGAGCATGTTCTCGCGCGAGACTCCTGCAGAACCGGAAGTCACTCCTGAAGACCACGCCACTCCGGACATGGAGCATACTGAGTCAGCAGAAACGCAGTCTGCTAATGAGTCGACGGCAGCCGAAACCTCTCCTGCTCCGCACGCAGAAGAGGAAGAAAACTCGATTGCAGCCTACATGGAAAAACTGCTGGAGCGATCACGCTCCAAGGCCCCTGGTTCACAACCGAGTCAGAAACAATCCGGGTCAGCAAAGCCGGCTGGCGCGACGCATCAACCGGGAGCCGGTATGATGCAAGACCAGCATGCCACCGGCCCTCAGTTGTCGATGGAAGAAAAACTGGCGACGCTGAACCAGGCACCCACGCACTCCCAGGATCGCGATGCGGTTCGTGATGCGATGAACTCATTCCGTGATGTGGCCAACTATTCCGCCCGCATGGCGATCGCCCGGCATTCAATGAAACACCAGAAAACGGATCTACTCTTCAAAGGAATTCTGACCGGTGTCTGTGTGCTGACAACCCTGATTATTTTCGCAGAGTCGATCTGGGGGTCTAATACACTGGGAATCATTAAATGGGCAGCGCTGGCTGTGAGCATTACTTCGTCTGCACAGTTCCTGCGTGGCCTGCTGCAGGCCAAACGACTGTTCCCCGATAAATCGAAGCTGGAGTCCAGTACTGAAGACGAACAAGTCCATCCCCAGGCAGTCACGGAACTTGAGGCAGCTGCAGAACTCGTGGATTTTCAGGATGAACAGGAGGTTTCAGCAGAGAGTAATTCATTTTCTGCCGACGAAGAACCATTGTCAGCAGATGAGGAAGAACTACAATCACTGGAAGCACAACTGCTGGAAAATGCCCGCCGTAAGCGGAGAACTCCCCGGGCCGATGCGGATCACGAATTGCAGGATCAGCCTGATTTTGAAACGGATGCAGAACCATAA
- a CDS encoding DUF1499 domain-containing protein gives MILFWCVSFFIAVWLGIIGVNSLTSPPDNLGVNDGKLSPCPESPNCVCSCDSSEIHTIAPLEFTDSPAQARERLLSVLAEFPGCQIVTGDENYLRAEFRTRWLRFVDDVEFLIEPGQNVIQVRSASRIGYSDLGTNRERIETIRQKFAATAP, from the coding sequence ATGATTTTGTTCTGGTGCGTCTCTTTTTTCATTGCCGTCTGGCTCGGCATCATAGGGGTGAATTCCCTGACTTCCCCACCTGACAACCTGGGAGTTAACGATGGTAAACTCAGCCCCTGTCCGGAATCTCCGAACTGCGTCTGTTCCTGCGACTCCTCAGAAATACATACCATCGCCCCCCTGGAGTTTACCGATTCCCCGGCCCAGGCGCGTGAGCGACTGCTGTCAGTCCTGGCTGAATTTCCCGGCTGTCAGATTGTGACGGGAGACGAGAACTATCTACGGGCGGAATTTCGTACACGCTGGCTACGGTTTGTCGATGATGTTGAGTTCCTGATCGAACCAGGTCAGAATGTGATCCAGGTGCGATCCGCATCACGCATCGGTTATTCCGACCTTGGGACCAACCGCGAGCGAATTGAGACGATTCGCCAGAAGTTCGCGGCGACCGCACCTTAA
- the epmA gene encoding EF-P lysine aminoacylase EpmA — MTELPDYLPTASLETLQHRSVLLRTIREFFHAREYWEVETPLLSRDTVVDAYIDPFTSEWRAEEGTAEPAANRGAAIRYLQTSPEFAMKRLLTAGADRIYQITHAFRQAERGEMHNPEFSMLEWYRQGETHQEQMTFVETLVRTIYQTAAEISDQSERLPLPSEAFPRLSYEAAFQQFAGLSALSSSAEEFARVAESKQISVPGGFDATDRLSWQNLLLVELVEPELKRRGAVFVYDYPPEQSALARIRPADEESPHAVSERFELYLQGVEICNGYHELTDATELRARIQKQSELRQQEQRLALPGESYLLQAMEAGLPACAGTALGLDRLIMLALGKRRLQEVIAFPFDRA, encoded by the coding sequence GTGACAGAGCTCCCCGATTATTTACCGACCGCTTCACTGGAAACTCTGCAACATCGAAGCGTGTTACTGCGAACCATACGGGAATTCTTCCACGCACGCGAATACTGGGAAGTCGAAACGCCTCTGCTCTCGCGGGATACTGTTGTTGATGCCTATATCGATCCCTTCACCAGTGAGTGGCGTGCTGAAGAAGGAACTGCGGAGCCTGCTGCCAACCGGGGTGCTGCAATCCGCTACCTGCAGACCTCACCCGAATTTGCCATGAAGCGGCTGTTGACCGCGGGGGCAGACCGGATCTACCAGATCACGCATGCCTTCCGACAGGCCGAGCGGGGCGAGATGCATAACCCCGAATTCAGTATGCTGGAATGGTATCGGCAGGGAGAGACGCATCAGGAGCAGATGACCTTTGTGGAGACTCTCGTACGCACCATTTATCAGACGGCTGCTGAAATATCGGATCAGAGTGAGCGACTACCACTGCCCTCCGAAGCATTCCCCCGGCTGAGCTATGAAGCCGCTTTTCAGCAGTTTGCCGGGCTGTCTGCTTTGAGTTCATCTGCTGAAGAATTTGCCCGGGTTGCAGAATCAAAACAGATTTCTGTGCCCGGAGGGTTCGATGCCACTGACCGTTTAAGCTGGCAGAACCTGCTACTGGTAGAACTGGTCGAACCAGAGTTGAAACGCAGGGGCGCCGTCTTTGTTTACGATTACCCTCCCGAGCAATCCGCCCTGGCCAGGATTCGTCCCGCCGATGAGGAGTCACCACATGCAGTATCAGAACGGTTCGAACTCTATCTGCAGGGAGTCGAAATCTGTAATGGCTATCACGAACTGACTGATGCGACCGAACTGCGGGCACGCATTCAGAAACAGTCAGAACTGCGTCAACAGGAACAGCGTCTGGCACTGCCAGGGGAGAGTTATCTGTTACAGGCAATGGAAGCCGGCCTGCCCGCCTGCGCGGGAACCGCGCTGGGACTCGACCGGCTGATCATGCTGGCGCTGGGCAAACGGAGACTGCAGGAAGTGATTGCGTTTCCGTTTGACCGTGCCTGA
- a CDS encoding DUF1559 family PulG-like putative transporter: MRELVSDSKHSSRKGFTLIELLVVMAIIAILAAMLLPAIQRAREAARRTQCINNLKQVALATMNYESSFRSFPSGWIEAMPVDSNGNQLPGPANANVAFAENVVIPVDTHTTDSNGNKVPVTQWSLTEWELSPWWGWQALILSDMNATTVNIDYNLGKFEQDSKVASTVPIESYICPSASLPSNRPRDLGYCNYRGVGGLLTGYSTVDPFSAQFRGGVFGPNSATKVRDMQDGESNTLLFGEAAFGFWADSHSSVSGAVFDPNADPSTNPPIFHEGTNFDGPPHMSQTIHLTFGSWHDDVVHFALADGSARGMAKNIDARVFLALCTRNGNERVTTEW; encoded by the coding sequence ATGCGCGAACTCGTTTCAGATTCCAAACATTCATCCCGCAAGGGGTTTACGCTGATTGAGCTGCTCGTCGTGATGGCAATCATTGCGATCCTGGCTGCCATGCTGCTGCCTGCGATTCAACGGGCCCGCGAGGCGGCACGTCGTACACAGTGCATCAACAATCTGAAACAGGTCGCCCTGGCCACAATGAACTATGAAAGTTCGTTTCGCTCGTTCCCTTCCGGCTGGATTGAAGCGATGCCCGTCGATTCGAATGGAAATCAGCTACCTGGTCCAGCAAATGCCAATGTGGCTTTCGCCGAAAATGTGGTAATTCCAGTCGATACTCATACTACGGATTCCAACGGTAATAAAGTGCCCGTGACCCAGTGGAGCCTGACCGAATGGGAGCTCTCCCCCTGGTGGGGCTGGCAGGCTCTGATCCTGTCCGATATGAATGCTACGACAGTGAATATCGATTATAATCTTGGCAAATTCGAACAAGACAGCAAAGTGGCGAGCACGGTTCCCATTGAAAGTTACATCTGTCCCAGTGCTTCCCTCCCCTCGAATCGTCCCCGGGACCTGGGGTATTGCAACTATCGTGGTGTCGGTGGACTGCTGACCGGCTATTCTACGGTCGATCCCTTTAGTGCCCAGTTTCGGGGTGGTGTTTTCGGTCCGAATAGCGCGACCAAAGTACGCGATATGCAGGATGGCGAATCCAACACGCTGCTCTTCGGCGAAGCGGCTTTTGGCTTCTGGGCAGACAGCCATAGCTCGGTCTCGGGAGCCGTCTTCGACCCCAACGCCGATCCCAGTACCAATCCGCCCATTTTCCACGAAGGGACCAACTTTGACGGTCCACCCCATATGAGCCAGACAATCCACCTCACCTTTGGATCGTGGCATGATGACGTCGTTCACTTCGCACTCGCTGATGGTTCTGCCCGCGGGATGGCGAAAAATATCGATGCCCGGGTGTTCCTGGCGCTCTGTACCCGGAATGGAAACGAACGCGTTACCACCGAATGGTAA
- a CDS encoding 3'-5' exonuclease, protein MHQLPDAVSASSHLLVIDLEATCCNQKTVPRHEMEIIEIGAVMVARESLQAVSEFQTFIQPVRHPRLTPFCTELTSITQSDVSTAVRFPQALDALINWSREYEPFLFCSWGDYDKSQFQQDCRYHDREYPFGKEHLNLKKQFSLTQGYPRKFGMTRALKLTGLPLEGTHHRGIDDARNMVRMLPWIVGDFKVSGAAKS, encoded by the coding sequence ATGCATCAACTGCCTGACGCCGTGAGTGCGTCTTCTCATCTCCTGGTCATCGATCTGGAAGCCACCTGTTGCAATCAGAAAACGGTGCCCCGCCACGAGATGGAAATCATCGAAATCGGGGCCGTGATGGTGGCCCGTGAATCGCTCCAGGCTGTCTCCGAATTCCAGACCTTTATTCAACCGGTCCGGCATCCCCGGCTCACTCCCTTCTGTACCGAACTGACCTCGATCACTCAGAGCGATGTCTCTACCGCAGTCCGTTTTCCCCAGGCTCTGGACGCGCTGATCAACTGGAGCAGGGAGTACGAACCGTTCCTGTTCTGCTCGTGGGGCGACTATGACAAATCACAGTTTCAGCAGGACTGCCGATACCACGATCGAGAGTATCCTTTTGGGAAAGAGCATCTCAATCTGAAAAAGCAGTTCTCCCTGACCCAGGGTTATCCGCGAAAATTCGGAATGACGCGCGCCCTGAAGCTGACGGGCCTGCCCCTGGAAGGAACTCATCATCGCGGAATCGATGATGCCCGCAACATGGTCCGCATGCTGCCCTGGATTGTGGGGGATTTCAAAGTCTCCGGGGCAGCGAAATCCTGA
- a CDS encoding Gfo/Idh/MocA family protein — MSQQSGDNPAHQDRPVTRRTFIQQAGTATAAGLAAAPYVWAGGNEQSETLRVGLIGCGSRGSGAAANAMQADPNSKLVAMADVFEDKLKTSADRIKKTIGKQYAVKPDQQFIGFDAYEKLLQTDVDVVLLTTPPHFRPLHLKQAIAAGKHIFAEKPVAVDAPGVRSVMETCRVAREKKLSIMSGLMLRYSKAMQETMKRIHEGQLGKIVTLQTNYNINGLWSHPRKPEWSDMEWQMRNWYYFTWLSGGQLVEQHVHGLDLMSWAMQNEYPVKCFGLGGRQSRVDPLYGHIFDHHAICYEYSGGERCFAYCRQQDGTDIDTSQLIYGSKGTADLNRNTLSGAKTWRYSRARGSARGGVQDLPYVQEHAALFESIRTGNPICNGEYAAKSSLMAIMGRMASYTGKNVTWEEAWNSQEDLTPAEYAFGPLKVPPVALPGKTQFI; from the coding sequence ATGAGTCAACAGTCCGGGGATAACCCCGCTCATCAGGATCGTCCGGTAACGCGCAGAACGTTCATCCAGCAGGCCGGCACGGCAACGGCCGCCGGGCTGGCTGCCGCACCTTATGTCTGGGCTGGGGGGAATGAGCAGTCAGAAACACTCCGCGTCGGTCTGATTGGCTGTGGTTCCCGCGGCTCCGGGGCGGCCGCGAATGCCATGCAGGCGGATCCGAATTCAAAGCTCGTCGCCATGGCGGATGTCTTCGAAGATAAACTCAAAACGAGTGCCGACCGGATCAAAAAAACGATCGGCAAGCAGTACGCTGTAAAACCGGATCAGCAATTCATCGGCTTCGACGCGTATGAAAAACTGTTGCAGACCGATGTCGATGTCGTGTTGCTGACCACGCCGCCCCACTTCCGCCCGCTGCATTTAAAGCAGGCCATCGCCGCCGGGAAGCACATATTTGCTGAAAAGCCCGTCGCCGTCGACGCGCCCGGCGTCCGTTCCGTGATGGAAACCTGTCGCGTGGCCCGGGAGAAAAAGTTGTCTATCATGTCCGGCCTGATGCTCCGCTACAGCAAAGCCATGCAGGAAACGATGAAGCGGATCCATGAAGGGCAGCTCGGCAAGATTGTGACGCTGCAGACGAATTACAACATCAATGGGCTCTGGTCACATCCCCGCAAACCCGAATGGAGCGACATGGAATGGCAGATGCGTAACTGGTACTACTTTACCTGGCTCTCGGGGGGACAACTGGTCGAGCAGCACGTGCATGGACTCGACCTGATGTCCTGGGCGATGCAGAATGAATATCCCGTCAAATGTTTCGGGCTGGGTGGTCGACAGTCGCGGGTCGATCCCCTGTATGGTCACATCTTCGATCATCACGCCATCTGTTATGAGTACAGTGGCGGTGAACGCTGCTTTGCTTACTGTCGCCAGCAGGACGGCACCGACATCGATACCTCCCAGCTGATTTACGGATCAAAGGGAACCGCCGATCTGAATCGTAATACACTCAGCGGCGCAAAAACCTGGCGTTACAGCCGGGCGCGCGGCAGCGCCAGAGGTGGCGTGCAGGACCTGCCTTACGTCCAGGAACACGCGGCCCTGTTTGAGAGCATTCGCACCGGGAACCCCATCTGCAACGGGGAGTACGCCGCGAAAAGTTCGCTGATGGCCATCATGGGACGCATGGCTTCTTATACCGGTAAAAACGTGACCTGGGAAGAAGCCTGGAACTCTCAGGAAGACCTGACACCTGCCGAATATGCCTTCGGTCCATTGAAAGTTCCCCCTGTTGCCCTGCCAGGGAAAACCCAATTTATTTAA
- a CDS encoding PP2C family protein-serine/threonine phosphatase yields MQNTSLLLVEDNILDARLITSRLQKIGYDALTHVGSLEEAVNWLKSAPRVDVIVLDLTLPDSMGLHTFQFLHQRFAHIPIVILSGRNDQELAIKAVSLGAQDYVFKSEASSCVLQRSILYAIERRHRLEMEMNMIAMDRDLEYAREIQRHLLPQTLPEIAGVDMASAYIPANWTGGDFFDVIPISRQAKKNHDLWQPAHLMSEEDKLNSIWGLTIADVSSHGFAPSLIMVDTRRVLRTCSHILQDPGEILTFANRAVSEVTLEGQFVTLCYGRYDPLERTLEYCSAGHPFWVINTEGIRSMPDYNGPALGLLHDYQYGTDGKLQLQIGDILLVVTDGLYECRSDDGELFGIERVCEVIHQHREKPGKEIVKQILKAIYRFSGSLRSEDDITILLIKMVE; encoded by the coding sequence ATGCAAAATACCTCATTACTGCTTGTCGAAGATAACATCCTGGATGCCAGGCTGATTACATCTCGCTTACAGAAGATCGGCTACGATGCTCTCACACATGTTGGTTCTCTGGAAGAAGCAGTGAACTGGCTCAAGTCTGCCCCGCGCGTGGATGTAATCGTACTCGATCTCACGCTGCCCGACTCCATGGGGCTGCATACGTTTCAGTTTCTGCATCAGCGTTTCGCGCATATTCCCATTGTGATTTTAAGTGGACGCAACGATCAGGAACTGGCCATCAAAGCGGTCTCGCTGGGCGCACAGGATTACGTTTTCAAATCCGAAGCAAGCAGCTGCGTGCTGCAGCGATCGATACTCTATGCCATCGAACGCAGGCACCGCCTGGAAATGGAAATGAACATGATCGCGATGGACCGGGATCTGGAATATGCCCGGGAAATTCAACGGCATCTGCTGCCTCAGACATTGCCGGAAATCGCCGGCGTCGACATGGCAAGTGCTTATATCCCCGCTAACTGGACTGGCGGGGATTTTTTTGACGTGATTCCGATCAGCCGCCAGGCAAAAAAGAATCATGATCTCTGGCAACCCGCGCATCTGATGAGTGAAGAAGACAAACTCAATTCCATCTGGGGCCTGACCATTGCTGATGTCAGCAGTCACGGCTTCGCGCCTTCGCTGATCATGGTCGATACCCGCCGCGTGCTGCGCACCTGCTCCCACATTCTGCAGGATCCCGGTGAGATTCTGACTTTCGCCAATCGCGCGGTGAGTGAGGTGACACTGGAGGGGCAGTTCGTGACTCTCTGTTACGGACGTTACGATCCCCTGGAACGGACACTGGAATACTGTTCGGCGGGGCATCCTTTCTGGGTCATCAATACCGAGGGAATCAGAAGCATGCCCGATTACAACGGTCCGGCCCTGGGACTGCTGCACGATTACCAATATGGCACGGATGGCAAACTGCAGTTACAGATTGGCGATATTCTACTCGTCGTGACCGATGGCCTGTATGAGTGCCGCTCGGATGATGGGGAGTTATTTGGCATCGAACGGGTGTGTGAGGTCATCCACCAGCATCGAGAGAAACCAGGGAAAGAAATTGTAAAACAGATTCTAAAAGCGATTTACCGTTTCTCGGGATCACTGAGAAGCGAGGACGACATTACCATCCTGTTAATCAAGATGGTCGAGTAG